One Triticum dicoccoides isolate Atlit2015 ecotype Zavitan chromosome 3B, WEW_v2.0, whole genome shotgun sequence genomic window, CATTGATCTTTGTTaataagaaagagagcaaagaggcGTACATGGAGCACTGAGCTTACACGGGCATCAAAAGCCTGACGGCAAAGAAACTATACAACAGAGCAAACGGCATGAACTATATGTGATGCCATGATGAAGATGGTTGATCAATTTAAGTCACGTTGTAGAGCATGCGCCACTCTGCCCTAGCTCTTTTAAAATAGTGCTAACttttttatatactccctccaatCTATAATGTAGTGCGTACAGATTTTGTGAAAAGTCAAACTTACAAATTCTGATCAAGTTTGTAGAGAAAAATATTTATATGTACAATAcaaaatataaaaaatatgaaactacatcttttgatgaatctagtgatatatGTTTGACATTCTAGATGTAAATACTTTTCCAAATTCGTAGTTTTAAATTTCTTAAATTAATTCAAGTTTTTGAAATATATGCATTCAAAATCTaataaagaagaaaaataatattTAAGTCACGTCAGCATGACGAACCATGTCTTATTAGGCCAGCCCACCACCAGCCCGCTGTACACAAGGCAGTCGTGCGCCTCTCAATGAGCGGCACATAGCCGTGCCCTCGTCTCCCTACTGTGTGGTCAAAAGTTTTCTTAGGTGCGGTCTACACTAGCATACCACATCATTCCGCCACGTTTTCCGGAGGAAAATCCACACTATATGTAAAAATTAATCCGAAAAATTACAGTATCACAAAAACAGAATCAAAATAACATGGAGAGTCCATTTTTGCAGAAAAAAAATTCGGAAACATGCTAACTTTATCCAACAGATATTGCCTCGCCCCTaatttattgtagatcttattcttgATTTACTACAGTTGATCTCCTTAGCTTATAAACTATAAGATTTTTTTCCTAATTGTCTACACTTTTTTCTTCTAAATTCCTTACAACCGTTCTCTTTACCAGCACTAATCAAATCAATATCTTCTCAACTTATTGCAAATCTTGTTCTTGATTTAGCAAAATATTCTTTGGCTACgtgttctttttttttgcaaatactTTGGCTACGCGTTTATTCTTAAATAATTACAAGTAATCTTCTCTGTTTGTATTAGCACGCATCCACTATAAAAAGAGCCTACTCACATCTGGTTAGCCCAACAATCCATAGAGACAAAACTCATCCCCTTTGTGGCGACTTGTTAGTCCGCAATTTAGAATCCCGACGCTCTTGAGCCTGCAGCCAAGAGATGAAAAATATGAATATTTTACTCTTCGCCCTGGCACTCCTCATGCTATCTTCAGGTATCTAGGGAGTAGACAATATTATCTTCAACATCTACTCTTCAAGAATTGTATTATATGTATGTTGGGATGCTCTAACTTTTCTTATTTCCTCTTTTGATACCTAGATATGGCAACCTCCCTCCAGTGCAGACATGTCCTTAAAAGTGGCCCTTGTCAAATCGATGATTGTAGAGCTTACTGCAATAAGATACCTAGAGTGCCCTCACCCAAAAATCCTGACGTGTGTGTTCCCGAGGGATGCAAGTGTGTAGTATGTGGAGGGGTGCAAGAAGGGATGTAGTGTTCCCTCTAAGGTTGTTGAACTAATGATAATGGTATCATATACCATGTGGCCTTGTATATTTATCAAGGTCAATGATAGAGAATAATAAAAATTTCATCATGTTTGCATTCGACTTGACTTCTGAATGGTATCGTATTAAACAATCGTCTATTTATATCTaccccctctgtcccaaaataagtgtctcaactttgtacaaaattgtactaagcttgagacacttattttaagacGGGGAAGTATTATGTATTAGAGTTACGATACAGATGAAAATAGAAAGATGCGCGGGTTTTTTTATAGAAAATCAAAATACCGATGTGATGAATTGTCTCTttttagaagatcacaactgtTAGATCCACGTAATTGTAACATAAACAGACTATACTATTTagatctacatgaaaaagttgttaGATAAAAGCAGGAGACAGCAGAACATTTTTTTACGAGAAAAACCATAGACGTACAAAGGCATAATTTCACATTGATGGAGTCATATTACAAACACAAGACGGCCACATGTGATATAtatagaaaataaaagaaatagaaatCCAATAAAGAGCTAGATCTCTTCTAGATGGGAATTAAGTAAGACTCATTAAGCGACATTAACATGAAAAAATCCAATAAACTGCACGAATCTCCCCATAGAATCAAATGTCATAGAATTTAGATGAGACTTAGTTAATCCCTTTAGCAAATTCGTTGTTATAAACTGCTAAGATGACTAATTGTCATCTTTCTGATTTGTGGCATCCACGGACGAAATCTCATAAAGGTGCAACGGGTAGAAGAAAAAAGTTGTTGTGAGTACAATAGCAAAAGGAAGCGCTCCGACGGCTCAAAGAATTGCCGACAGTTTCACTTGTTGGGCAAACACTGTACAAATATAATTGGAAAAGAGATTAACAAAAAATTGTGTAAGTCCGACTTGCCGGATTCGAACCAGCGACCTAAGGATTAATCTGCATACACTACAGTCCtccgctctaccaactgagctaaaATCGGCTTGTGATAAAAATCTTCTCTTTCATAAAATAAATCATTGGCGCTCCCatatgtaaagaaatataagagcggttTAGATCATATTCATCTAaactgctcttatatttctttacggaaggAGTACTGTTTTACTGAAATTAGTTGTCAAAAGGACTTCCCGAGCAAATTAACCACGGAGAGTTTGTTTCTCATACGATTTGCAGATAGTTTTTGTGCACAACATCCGTTAAAAAATAATCTCAGCTTCACAAATTTTACCGGCTCCGAATGCTCGACAGGCAGCCCAAGCTTCGCCGTCCCGTCACTACCCGTCAGCGCAGCACAGTAGCAGTGTCCAAGGGTGTAGAGATCGCGCACGTCTCGCCGGCCGACAGACAGGGTACGCCACGCACATGGCGCCACACGTACGCGGCCGCGGCGCCGACCAGCCGGGCGCTCGGGACCACGGCGGCCGGCCGACGTGCCGCAGATAGCGCGGAGTCGGATAAGCCAGCCGCGGGGACGGGCCTGGGATCGCGCCGGGCGCATGCATTGAAGCCACTGCCCCCTCTTCCCGGCACGAGTTCGGGGGACCTGGGTGCGTGCTCGACAGCGCCATCTCAGCTGCAGCTGCAGATACATGCCCCTCCCCTGACCCCCGTTGGATATTACCATCTGTCGCGGTCCGATCGCGCGTCGCTGTCTACATATGATCCGAGTTGTGGTCGATCCACACTTCTGCTCGATCATCCGTCGACGTACTTAACTGCGGTGAAACCTTCTCTGAAGAAGAATAAGTTCTTGAACTCCAGGCTGCACCGCTGCCGCTTGACTTGGCTCTGATGTGCAGGGTACAGTGGAAACAGCTAGCTAGCAGCCTAGCAATGCCTGGATGGAACGCGTACGCTGAAATTTTGGCGAGAGGCGAGTCGCTGGCCGGCCTCCGATTCCCGGGGTAGTTACCGGAAACCGTAACAACAGCTAGCATTATGCTCCGGTTTCGTAGCACTGACGATTGCCATGATCCACCCAACGTTTTCGCCACTGGTCGGTGGGTGCTGCGGAGTAGTTCCGGCCGGTGAGCTGCCCGTTAAAGGAGGCCGGCTTTTGTCCAGGCCAGCTTTTGTCCAGGCGAGCTGGCGGTTACATGTTTGGTAACCGTAAACCTGCTCTGCTGCTTGCCATAGGTCAATTTCGACATGAAAGAATAGATGTACATCAGTACATGCTGGTGGAGAAAATTGCTAAACGTAGATAGTACTCCCAACTCACACTGTGCATATTCCACCAGCACTGTTCATGGAGTATGTGCTAGCACAGTGTGAATTGTCCTGCTGATTCTGTCAGACTGCATGTGTAGCACAATATGAACTGTATTGCTTATTTCGTCAGAAGAATGCTATGTACACACAGATAAACTGCAAGAGATGCATGTGTAGCATAGTGTGAACTGTGTAGCCAATTTTGTCAGAAGAGTGTAAACGAGCCAGCAACAGAGAATGAGCACACGCATGCACCGTACATTTTTATACGCAACATAGTCACTGTCATTGTCTCCTTATACAAACTAGAGTAATTTACAAAATGTACTGTGCTGTGCTGTATTGTATCCTAACGTTGCACAAGAAAGAAATGAACGCTGCTAACACTCGGTTAACACACCTAGCAGATCTTCGCCCAAACAAACCGCGAGAACAGCCGGCAGGAGAGGGTGTGCGGGTTCTATACTAGACTTGGATGAAGGAATGGCAGGGCACCCCCATGAGCTGCGCGAGGGTGGTGGACCGGAGCTTCCTCTCCGTGACGGCGGGGTCCTCCAGGAGGAGCACCTTGTCCTTGTCCTGGACGCCGGCCATGTGCAGGTGGTCGCCGTCGTCCCGCTCCCTGCCTCGGTACAGCAGCCGCTGCTCCCTGGGCCAGAGCCCGGTGGCCAGCGACAGCAGCACCTTGAGTTCGCCGAAGGTGGCGGTGGCGTCGATGGACACGTCGTGCTGCCACGCGCCGCCGGCGGTGCAGACCTTCACCAGGATGGCCTCGACCACGGCGTCGTCGTCCGGCCCCCGGCGCTTCTGCACCAGCATCCCGCCGGGCCGCACCTCCCACTTGATCCTCTCGTGCTCGGCCACCATGGCGCACATGTCCACCCCGCCGATGCTGCCGGTCGTGCTCTTGGACCGGCTCCTGAACAGCCTCCTCGGGCTCGGAATCTTCACCATCtcctcctctgccgagtcctctcTGCTTCTCTCTGCCTGCCTCGTGTGTATGCGTGATGCTGGATGATCGCTGGATCGATGGATGTTGTGGTGCGTGAGGCTTGACGGAGAGATGCTTGGGATTTTAAAGGggaagaaggtgccgaggatgaggaCAAGGTCGGCAGTGGCGACAGGGAGGGACGAGAGCCGTGCGCGGGCGCGGGCGCGAAAAGGGAGAATTAAGATATGGGTGCTGACTAGGCGAAGCTTAGCGGGAATAGATTAGCGCTAATCGAGTGTGGTATACGCTGAGTTGTGCGACACCTGTCTGCTGTTGCTGAGACGGCGAGATCGGCAGCACATGTGGAGGTGGCAACGCGGTCTCTGCATCTGCATGAATGGCGGGGCCGACGGAATCCTCTCACCGGCTGCAAATTGGTTAGGTTTGTTGTCGTTCGTCTCCATTTCTTTACTACTCCGTATTTTATTACATTGTTCATCAAGAACACAGCTGGTGTGCCGTATTCTCCACAACTTTTTTTTAATAGTATGAATGAATTGCTTAGGCCAATACCACCGCGCGACCCCGAACGGATGTCCGTTTTGTCCGAATTCTgtctgtttgggtagggcaatggggtcgtgtccggaccTGTCCTGAAATGCGGTGGACGTGCGCCCAGTGCGCGGCCGCAACCGTTTGCCCCGTCCCGTCCGCCAGGGCCTAAAATGCCCATATTTTCATATGGAAACAAGTTTGCACGTCCAAATATTAATTGtttaaaattaaaatagttttacaacccaatcgaaattgtctctaataaagaaagttttacaaccaaatcgaaattgtcttgaatgAACATAAAACGAACCAATACATCTATCGGTTGCCAATATGctcccacacgtgctcaaccaagtcattttgaagatccaTATGAGTTtgccaatcacgcatctcacgATGGAACTGGACAAACTGATCAAACGTGGCcggttcttggtgcaggggcttaacattgtcaccttgaaaatcaaatccttggtcgaagatattgtcatcacgctcgtcctcgacgatcatgttgtgcatgatcacacaagcagtcatcacctcccaaagcttcttgTCATCCCATGATAGTGCAGGGtatcgaacgatgccccatcgggaTTGAAGCACATCAGAAGCACGTtcaacatcctttctagcactctcttgcatttgggcaaatctttTTCTCTTCTCACCCTGaggtttcgagattgtcttcacaaaatttgaccactgaggatatactAGTAAACAtgtacgtgcaacgcacgtctcaatCGACATCAAATAATTGTTAATAAATAGTTGTCTAATATTTACATAGTTTTTCATCCGTACATACCTTTATTACTGATTTATAATGTTTTTCGGATGGAAGCAAAACTAAATTACGGATAAATAAAGAATGTGCAAATTAGTTCAAGATCAATAAATTTATGTAACTTTGTTGCTAGTACGGACACCCTAGTAGTCACTTATTTGCTACTATTTCTTAGCCATATCATCCTGATTCTACCCTTTGTCCCATCATAGAAATTGACACATCACACATGGCTGCAACAGTCTCAACGTGATGAAGAGCCAAATCAGTTTCCTCCTCCGTCTTACACATGACCTTGCTTCCTGTCATGTCACAAAAGAAGAAAACAGTCCTTTTCTCTGTAAGATTGAACAGAGTCAAGCCATAAAAGAAAATGGACAAGCTGATTttttcatcatgaaattttgtgttttgaaatagttACTAAATATGTAATGTTTAGTCCAGCAGCCAAATGGTTATACCCCAGAGTTGTTTACATCATTGCTTCACTCATGGTTCAGTGCCATGATGGCATAAAAGATATCTTAGAAAAAGCCGGATACATAGTAATGCCTAATTAACAGATGGTCAAAGCAATTATCAAAAAACATAAAGAGCAGGTTAACCATTGTTACATCCCAAATCTATGAGAACATCTGTAAATAATTATCTGTAATGGGGTGTTTAGAGTACATCTGCTTTGGTTGTACTGGGGTGTGGTCGAGAGTGGATGTTCGCATCCATTTCGAGGCTTCTTGTACATTGTATTTTCTctcttctataaaagtatgcctttggcgtactctcgaaaaaaaaaaaGAATATCTATAAATTGTAGAAGAAAATGGCGCAGCTATGAAAAGAAAACAAAGCTTTAACCTTGGTGTAGTAAAAACTAAAAGGTAACTTATCCCTACAGTCTAATAACAGAACAACACATGAGTAAACAACTTGCTGTTTTCTGTAAAGGGTGAATTTCATTGGCAGCATGTCTGAACTATCATAATAAAATTAGTCAGGCCTCCTAAATTTTGTTACTCAAGAAACTATCTGCAGGTCCTTTCATTTCAAATTCACAATACTGCGTGATAGTTTGTTTCTCGAGCCTAAACAAAAGCAAAACTTCCTCTAGACACTTGCTTAATGTAAGAGCGGAACAAACTTTCATAATTTCAAACTGAAGATTTCAAAGTCATACACATGGCAGATAATTCATACTTTAGGAGGAAATTAGTTTGCCTCCAAATCCAACAGCAATCAACAAAAATACACATGGAAAATGGCATTTAATAGTACACTGTAAACAGAACACTGAATGGATAATGATACTAAAATGTGTTTACAAAGGTCAACAGAATACAGATCTTACCAACGAACAAAGATGAAGTGATGAACTGACCGGTTTCAGTGAAGTGGCTAATGTCATGACCTCGGTTTTCTGCTGAAgcaactcattttctctttcagatAGCTGAACTGCTAAAATACCCACCTATGGAAAGTACCAAAATATTGAAGTGTTTACAAACAAAGAGATCATTTAGGCATGTATATATATGTAGGTCGACTGGTGGAGACTTCTTTGAATAAAAACTCACCTGCTACTATTTTTTACACAATGAAACTGTACGTGCTCCTTAAATATGTGCAAGCTAGTTGTGTATTTCATCGATTGTCAAGAGAGAAGGCATCGAGGAAGGAACCAACCTGGACATGATGATAGATAGGCTAAGAATTTAAATTGTGAATGAAGTGTACTATGATTTTCATCAAGGTCCGGTATTTCTTGTATATATCAGCAAGAGCACATCAAGTGCTTCTGAGTTTGAACAACATGTTAAATTAAACCAGCATTCCTTTCATCCAAGAAATGGAATGGAAAGTAATGGGGAGATCGAGAGTAAGCATGACTCACCACGGTATATCAGAGATGCAGGTCCTGAATTAGTTGGACTTGAgggcgaggaatttcttccacctgaGTGCGAGGAGATGTACCCCCAAATTCGTACCACTACCATAGACCTGCACGTGCGTAACATCATGGCAGCAAATTACAGTTTTCTAAAATATTGGCAATGTAGCATCATGGCTGCAAATTACATTGCGTACAAGTGGGGTCAGAACAAAAGCTACAGTCAAAAATGGGGCCCAAAATGGAAATACAATCCAAAATAGAAAATCAATGAAAAGTTGAAAACTGTAGTAAGATGAGGATTTGCACTTGGCAATGTAGCTTACCTACAACTGAGGTTTGAACAAAAGCTACAGTTATAAGCACATGAGTTGGTTGTAGAACTGATCTAAATACTTCACCATTGATTAGTATCTCGTTGAGAGTTCACCTCTTCTGGTGCCACAGACCAGCACCCTCGGCGCTCTCCCTGGCTAGACAAAGCATGCTCGTATTGATCAATTCCGCAGTTGTATAGCTACAGTTTCCGCCCCTCTTGGTTCCTCGTTCGCCACAACCCGCCTAATTCCTGCTGTGTGAGTCAGCAAGCAACAGTGCTCACCTTCATCCAAATACATAGATTAAAAAGACCAATATGGGGATGAAAGGCCGCATAGTATGCTGCTCGGAGAACATATGAACCTAACTTTGCTTCAGAGGTAAAATTAGCAATTCCTAGTCATTATCTGCTTTGACTGCAGTACCAAATTATCAGTTGAACTAACTTAAAATTTATAATTGGTGCAATACCTATATAAATTGAGAAGGCGGTGAAGTCCAACTATTAGATCCAACATCACTGAATCCTTGAGATCTTAAACGTGACCTACTTGCTCATAGTTCCGACCTACTTGCTCATAGTTAAGATGATTACCATCTGCAAGAGGACATAAATAGTTCAACGGAGAAGAAATTTGTCAGAATATATATGTGTCTCATGGCCGAAAGCTTATGTAGCAAGGTTCTTCATGCATGCAAATCTCCCAAAAATCAATCCATATACCTGTTTCCAACCACTGGTACGTGCATGTTGCTATAACCGAAAGCACTTCTGACATAGCAACATTGACCAATCACTACAGCACCTAAATCTGTTTGCTGTTGGAAACCTCTTAGGGATCTTAAACTCAACTCTAAAATTAGTCAAAGACCTTCTAAGATTAATATTTCACTTAATGGGATCAACTACAAAACTCAGCTAGATTGATTTGTACAGCAAATTGCAAAGAAGATTACTTATATCAATCAATAAGTGTAAAAGGATGTGGCCAGTTTGATACATCAGACTTTTTATGTTCAGTCAGGATATGGCCAGATCGATTCATCACAATAAATTCCAGTGGAAAGGGCACTCCGAACCAACAAAAACATGAACCGTGATACGGCTGGCCGGTTGTAGATCGCCACTGGCCAATATCTCCCGGTTAAGTGAAGCGTGTATCAGCACTACACTGAAAATATCAAATGTGAAGCAACACTACACTGAAAAAAATATACTGGACCTCGTGAGATACTGAGAGAACAGAATCACAAGCATCAACTTGGAGGATCAGAGAGATACATGGTGAAAGTTAGTCGGCTTGATGGCGAGGGCCTCACCGTATAGGTGGCCACCGTCGAAGTGGGGGATCAGAGTCAGCCGCGACGGAAGCCGAGTTCAGCGGCGACGGCGGAGGAGCGGAGGGTCGGCGGCAGAGGCCGACTGGAGCAGGGGGCGACGGGCAATTGGAGCGGCGGCGGAGTGGAGGATCGGCGAGTGGCGGTGGTAGCCCGTGCTGGCGCGTCCACTGGGCAACACAGAAGGAGCGGGCGGCGGCAGAGGCCGACTGGAGCGGGCAGCGACGGGCGATTGGAGCGGCGGCAGCAACCCGTGTCGGCGCGTCCGCTGGGCAAGGAGCGGGCGGCGCACCGTGCACAGGAGGAGAGGGCGGAGGTTACACAGGAGAAGCAGGATAGAGATCGTGGTTCGTTCGTGCGGAGTAGTTTTCTTTAACGAAGAGGCATCTACTATCAGTCGACGGGTTAGTGGCTTGCTAGCGTTAAACACAGAGAGATTGTGAACCATTAGATCGTGTGATTAGGCGGCTGAGATTATTTGGATCtgcctctttctttcttttataggggtagtagataccatcagctagatagtatcatttgttgtactggtggccgttgatcttaaagttgacaggtggggagcgGCCTTCTAcaagcctcgcgaagactggagaacgctgcagcacgttgatatcattgtgagaacctgccatgccgaagaaagaatgccatatccaaagatcctgcgatgccaccgcttctaatatgacagtgcacgcgttgacatgccccttgtactggccctgccaagcaaatggacagtttttccactcccagtgcatacaatctatgctgccaagcatgcctggaaagcctctagttgcgttggtcgccaacaatctttctgtatcagcggcagttggctgcctcaagtactctgggccaaacacctcgatcacagcctggcagaacttgtacattgacatcaggcATGTTGTCTCGCTCATATGCACGTAttcatccaccagatcgcctggaattccatacGCAAGCATGCGGACGGTCgcagtgcatttctggtaagaggagaaccCAAGCTTGCCAAGAGCATCCGTCTTGCActtgaagtatgggtcatgagcaaccactccctctcggatacgattgaacacatgcttTGCCATTCAAAAACGGCGACgaaatttatccggcttgaagagcggtTTGTTGgaaaagtaatcggcatagagcagggcgtggcctccTTCCCTGTTGCGGTTCaagttgggagcacggccagggactgacccccttgtaccgaggaagctgccgttgaatgtggtcgtgaaccaccaatgcagccaccacaagatcttcatcatccgacaacgaatcgtccgatgaacaaaggaagtggtggaagaaaaactcgtctccactatccatacctttgtgggcaaaatgtcgaacaccttgcggtcgtggtggcgaagaggccgcgatgatcacctcgacgcagcaggggtGGTTGTCGGTCGACTACTGGCCACTCTAGAGCCGTCGGAAGCTGCGGCGGCCGCCGTGGTACGTCGCCGGCGGTCGTGTCTCCTCTGCCACCGGCAaagacggcgacggccaaacctcATCGATTGACGGccaaaactacggcgaaagcgcgcgcgtggtggcggccatgtctaCACGTGGTATGGTATGGACGGTCGGGGGTTGTGCGGTGAagaggcggccggagaatagcggcggcgccgGCGTCGGCGCCGGGGGCGGGGTGGGGCGGGAGAGAGAGGGTCGAAGCATTGGGAGCGGAGGGACTactagtgtccccgacaggcgggccacgggGGGACAAGGGCGCGCGTCGCGGtcgtccgcgcgcgtccgtttcaccccaaaccgagcgcaactttgggccggggatgggtcgaaaacggacggaATTCGGACATTTGTCTGTTTGAGGCCGCGCATCGGGCCGCGCTAttcgtccgttttaccccaaacggacgcatccggacaagatggggtcgcgcggtggagttggccttaccacGTATGTCATGTGGACACAACTTTTTTCTTCAAACTGAAGTCTATGTACTAAAATGAGTTTCATCCTACCCTAACAAAAATGAGTTTCATATTTCTCTTTTTTTTAGAGGAAAAATTGTTTACATCTATGTCTACTTTTTTCAAGATAGGCTATATATTTTTCAAATATCAACATCACAAGAAAATACCTAAGAGAAACTTAAATTATAAAGCAGTTTTCAGGGAATCCACTGTCTCTTCCATCCGGACAGGCACGTTGGCGCCCTGAAGGATCCACTGCCCGGAGAAAAAGGTGAAGTTGGCTCGAACATCCGAAGTGGCGGATTGGCTAAATCGGTGTCCCATGAAAGACCGAGCAGGGTGAAGACATAACNNNNNNNNNNNNNNNNNNNNNNNNNNNNNNNNNNNNNNNNNNNNNNNNNNNNNNNNNNNNNNNNNNNNNNNNNNNNNNNNNNNNNNNNNNNNNNNNNNNNNNNNNNNNNNNNNNNNNNNNNNNNNNNNNNNNNNNNNNNNNNNNNNNNNNNNNNNNNNNNNNNNNNNNNNNNNNNNNNNNNNNNNNNNNNNNNNNNNNNNNNNNNNNNNNNNNNNNNNNNNNNNNNNNNNNNNNNNNNNNNNNNNNNNNNNNNNNNNNNNNNNNNNNNNNNNNNNNNNNNNNNNNNNNNNNNNNNNNNNNCTGACCGATCTTGTCGCTAAATTTGATGGGCCATCGGAGCGGGAGAAGAAGTTGGAGGAAACATTATCGAGCACCGCCGCCATTACAGTCGGAAGGGTCGTCGATGGACAATAGGGACCTACCTATCTGCTGGACCTTATCGCTAATTAAATCCAATGTATCGCCCTGGCCCATGTATTTTTCTTCCTTTCGCTACATTTTCGAGCGGTGTTGGCTAATGCGTTATGTATCCCACCTGAAGAGTGTGTTCTATGAAGAAATTATGGGACTTATGAAAGAAGCTTACTCCATATCTATACAAGAAGCCGGAAGAAACATTATTGAGCCATCATTAGAAGGATCGAAGCCATGGTCAATGATTGAAGACCTGcctaaaaccctaaaacagggttagCTACAGCTCGGACCGATGGATCGGAGCATCCTACAATCCCCCACCGACAGGGtcggcgaaggaggaggagggtgATGACCTACCGGCAGAGCAGGGGCGGAGACAAGGAATGCATAGATATCGCCTCTCTTCGGTTcctaggtgtgtgtgtgtgcgcgcgcgcccgcgtgcgtgcgtgcgtgcgtgtgacgTGCTCATAAGTTTTTCGTCTAACTAAGCAGCAGGTGGTAAGAGGCTAATCGGGTGATCAGTTGATTGACTACTTAAGTAAGCGTGTATCTCAAGCCATGGCCTGAAATATACATACGTCTAGGAACCATGAATCTCCTACGTGTGCGTGGCAGGAGCATGTGGGAATTGTTCCGAAATGATTCGCAGCACCTGACCCGGCCTATTACCCCTGCCCCTGCCGCTCATCGATCGGTCCCAGCCTTCGTAGCGTAGCCGAAATGAAATGCACCCGAGCTATCCGTCTAATAATAGCACCACGTTACCACTGTGGGCATTTCGATTTGGT contains:
- the LOC119281823 gene encoding BAG family molecular chaperone regulator 1-like; the encoded protein is MVKIPSPRRLFRSRSKSTTGSIGGVDMCAMVAEHERIKWEVRPGGMLVQKRRGPDDDAVVEAILVKVCTAGGAWQHDVSIDATATFGELKVLLSLATGLWPREQRLLYRGRERDDGDHLHMAGVQDKDKVLLLEDPAVTERKLRSTTLAQLMGVPCHSFIQV